In Callospermophilus lateralis isolate mCalLat2 chromosome 4, mCalLat2.hap1, whole genome shotgun sequence, one genomic interval encodes:
- the Pdgfb gene encoding platelet-derived growth factor subunit B, with amino-acid sequence MNRCWALFLSLCCYLRLVSAEGDPIPEELYEMLSDRSIRSFEDLQRLLHSDSVDDDGAELDLNVTRTHPGGEPESSSRGRRSLGPLAAAEPAMIAECKTRTEVFEISRRLLDRTNANFLVWPPCVEVQRCSGCCNSRNVRCRPAQVQLRPVQVRKIEIVRKKPTFKKATVTLEDHLACKCETVVSARPVTRSPAGSQEQRARTPQTRVTIRTVRVRRPPKGKHRKFKHTHDRTALKETLGA; translated from the exons GGGGACCCCATTCCTGAGGAACTCTATGAGATGCTGAGTGACCGCTCCATCCGCTCCTTCGAGGACCTCCAGCGCCTGCTGCACAGTGACTCCGTAG ATGACGATGGGGCTGAGCTGGACCTCAACGTGACCCGGACTCACCCCGGAGGCGAGCCAGAAAGCTCTTCTCGTGGGAGGAGGAGCCTGG GGCCCCTGGCGGCGGCAGAGCCAGCCATGATCGCCGAGTGCAAGACGCGCACCGAGGTGTTCGAGATCTCGCGGCGCCTGCTGGACCGCACGAACGCCAACTTCCTGGTGTGGCCGCCGTGCGTGGAGGTGCAGCGCTGCTCCGGCTGTTGCAACAGCCGCAACGTGCGCTGCCGGCCCGCGCAGGTGCAGCTGCGGCCCGTGCAG GTGAGAAAGATCGAAATCGTGCGGAAGAAGCCAACCTTTAAGAAGGCCACGGTGACCCTGGAGGACCACCTAGCCTGCAAGTGTGAGACGGTGGTGTCTGCGCGGCCTGTGACCCGGAGCCCCGCGGGTTCCCAGGAGCAGCGAG CCAGGACACCCCAAACTCGGGTGACCATTCGGACAGTGCGAGTCCGCCGGCCCCCGAAGGGGAAGCACCGGAAATTCAAGCACACACATGACAGGACGGCGCTGAAGGAGACCCTCGGGGCCTAG